A section of the Candidatus Hydrogenedentota bacterium genome encodes:
- a CDS encoding Gfo/Idh/MocA family oxidoreductase — protein sequence MENLRLGFIGAGFIARFQAEALRNVRGAQLAGVHAIKGAEELSALAKRTGIGECKVYPSVAELCKNVDAVALFAPNYVRVELMEQVAEAVKAGAQLKGIICEKPLGRTVSEAKRLVDLVRETGLPNAYFENQLHMKCIQKALKQLEPQRQSMGELTLARCAEEHSGPHEGWFWDPTRQGGGVLSDMGCHSIAVAWYILTPVGKPLTFMEPISVTADVALLKWGQEKYRKQLLARMGVDYAKVPAEDFATGTITFRNPETGQLVRGQFTNSWMYDKQGLRLLMDALGPGYTFEVNSLRSPLEVFIGDEAADAVADAESALEKATASRGLLTVQPNEADLYGYVAELEDAVTAFTQGRQPLATWEYGLEITKLCQAAYLAAERRETLDLTDGNMQAKLEGYTSLIAQGKGGEILL from the coding sequence ATGGAAAATCTGAGACTGGGATTTATTGGGGCGGGGTTTATCGCGCGTTTTCAGGCGGAAGCCCTTCGAAACGTTCGCGGGGCCCAGCTTGCCGGCGTACATGCGATCAAAGGCGCCGAGGAACTTTCCGCCTTGGCAAAACGGACCGGCATCGGCGAGTGCAAGGTCTACCCCAGTGTTGCGGAACTGTGTAAGAACGTGGACGCAGTAGCGCTGTTCGCGCCCAACTACGTGCGCGTCGAGCTGATGGAACAAGTCGCCGAAGCGGTCAAAGCGGGCGCGCAACTCAAGGGGATTATCTGTGAGAAACCCCTGGGACGCACGGTGTCGGAAGCGAAGCGGCTGGTCGATCTCGTCAGGGAGACCGGTCTTCCCAACGCCTATTTCGAGAATCAGTTACACATGAAGTGCATCCAGAAGGCTTTGAAACAACTGGAGCCGCAGCGTCAGTCCATGGGTGAATTGACCCTGGCCCGGTGCGCGGAGGAACACAGCGGCCCCCACGAGGGCTGGTTTTGGGATCCCACACGCCAGGGCGGCGGCGTGCTTTCCGACATGGGCTGCCACAGCATCGCAGTTGCCTGGTATATCCTCACCCCGGTCGGCAAACCTCTTACGTTCATGGAACCGATTTCGGTGACGGCCGATGTGGCGCTCCTCAAGTGGGGCCAGGAGAAGTACCGCAAGCAGCTGCTCGCCCGCATGGGAGTCGATTATGCCAAGGTTCCCGCCGAGGACTTCGCGACGGGCACCATTACCTTCCGCAATCCCGAAACCGGCCAACTGGTCAGAGGGCAGTTCACCAACTCGTGGATGTACGACAAACAGGGGCTTCGTTTACTCATGGACGCCCTCGGACCCGGCTATACCTTTGAGGTGAATTCGTTGCGGTCTCCTCTCGAGGTGTTCATCGGCGACGAGGCGGCGGATGCGGTTGCCGACGCCGAGAGCGCGCTTGAAAAGGCGACCGCATCGCGCGGATTGCTTACCGTCCAGCCGAATGAGGCCGATCTCTACGGTTACGTGGCCGAGTTGGAGGACGCTGTCACGGCCTTTACGCAAGGCCGGCAGCCGCTGGCGACCTGGGAATACGGCCTCGAGATAACGAAACTGTGCCAGGCGGCGTACTTGGCTGCCGAACGCAGGGAGACTCTGGATCTCACCGATGGAAACATGCAGGCAAAACTTGAGGGCTACACCTCGCTCATCGCCCAGGGAAAGGGCGGGGAGATACTCCTGTAG
- a CDS encoding ComEA family DNA-binding protein: MCEKFAVLNNYLTRKEQLILLFVAASAVIGGIVLYVYQDEPDPETSNTSPATDTPLPRGPTPERASQPEPEIVLPALAHSVPAVTQERVPIRVAVRGAVYAPDLYSFEPDEDPRVQDLLDAAGGLEDYADASDINLAARLIDGTTLTVPGQPSQGEATGIIRASREAAPPPLNPPQYTVSGWRPEAAPSRPFLSDAAPGAASAPVTFSDGLLDLNTATQAELEKLPGIGPVFASRIIEYRTRTPFRTVEELMNIKGIAEKRLADVRHLVTVR; this comes from the coding sequence TTGTGTGAGAAATTCGCGGTGCTCAACAACTACCTGACTCGAAAAGAACAACTGATCCTGCTGTTTGTTGCTGCGTCCGCAGTCATCGGCGGCATCGTACTATACGTGTACCAAGACGAGCCGGACCCCGAAACGTCCAATACCTCTCCGGCAACCGACACGCCCTTGCCGCGCGGTCCCACACCGGAGCGGGCGTCTCAGCCCGAACCTGAAATAGTGCTGCCTGCCTTGGCTCATTCCGTTCCTGCAGTCACGCAAGAACGTGTCCCGATCCGGGTTGCGGTCCGCGGGGCGGTGTATGCCCCTGATCTGTATTCGTTTGAGCCGGATGAAGATCCCCGGGTGCAGGACTTGCTGGATGCTGCAGGCGGGCTCGAGGACTACGCGGATGCATCGGACATCAACCTGGCGGCCCGCCTGATTGACGGCACCACGCTCACCGTCCCTGGACAGCCCAGCCAGGGCGAGGCAACCGGAATAATCCGCGCTAGCCGCGAGGCCGCTCCTCCCCCACTCAATCCGCCACAGTACACGGTTTCCGGGTGGCGCCCCGAAGCAGCACCGTCCAGGCCTTTCTTGAGTGACGCCGCCCCAGGAGCAGCCTCGGCTCCCGTCACCTTCTCCGACGGCCTGCTCGATTTGAACACGGCTACCCAGGCGGAACTCGAGAAGCTGCCGGGCATCGGGCCCGTGTTCGCCTCCCGCATTATTGAATACCGCACGCGCACCCCGTTCCGAACCGTCGAAGAACTCATGAACATCAAGGGCATCGCCGAAAAACGCCTCGCCGATGTCCGCCACCTCGTCACGGTGAGGTGA